In one window of Pseudomonas benzenivorans DNA:
- the infA gene encoding translation initiation factor IF-1, with protein sequence MSKEDSFEMEGTVVDTLPNTMFRVELENGHVVTAHISGKMRKNYIRILTGDKVRVELTPYDLSKGRITYRAR encoded by the coding sequence ATGTCGAAAGAAGACAGCTTCGAAATGGAAGGCACTGTCGTCGACACCCTGCCCAACACCATGTTCCGTGTGGAGTTGGAAAACGGGCACGTCGTTACTGCGCACATCTCCGGAAAGATGCGCAAAAACTATATCCGCATTCTGACTGGCGATAAGGTCCGCGTAGAGCTGACGCCTTATGACTTGAGCAAGGGCCGCATCACCTACCGCGCCCGCTAA
- the clpS gene encoding ATP-dependent Clp protease adapter ClpS, protein MHANSQIRLTFNQDRPGTHEDDSTGLAVQESKPALQAPPLYKVVLFNDDYTPMDFVVEVLEVFFNLNRELATKIMLTVHTEGRAVCGVFTRDIAETKAMQVNQYARESQHPLLCEIEKDG, encoded by the coding sequence ATGCATGCAAACAGCCAGATTCGACTAACATTCAATCAGGACCGCCCTGGAACGCACGAGGACGATTCCACCGGCCTGGCCGTACAGGAATCCAAACCGGCGTTGCAGGCACCACCGCTGTATAAGGTGGTCTTATTCAATGACGACTACACACCCATGGATTTCGTGGTCGAGGTGCTCGAGGTGTTCTTCAATCTGAACCGGGAGCTGGCGACCAAGATCATGCTGACCGTCCACACAGAGGGACGGGCCGTATGCGGGGTGTTCACCCGGGATATCGCCGAAACCAAGGCGATGCAGGTCAACCAATACGCGAGAGAAAGCCAGCATCCATTACTCTGTGAGATCGAGAAGGACGGTTAA
- the clpA gene encoding ATP-dependent Clp protease ATP-binding subunit ClpA: MLNRELEVTLNLAFKEARTKRHEFMTVEHLLLALLDNEAAASVLRACGANLDKLRHDLQEFIDSTTPLIPQHDEERETQPTLGFQRVLQRAVFHVQSSGKREVTGANVLVAIFSEQESQAVFLLKQQSVARIDVVNFIAHGISKVPGHGGHSEADPDLQDEEGGDSSTSGNPLDAYASNLNELARLGRIDPLVGRELEVERVAQILARRRKNNPLLVGEAGVGKTAIAEGLAKRIVDSQVPDLLADSVVYSLDLGALLAGTKYRGDFEKRFKALLNELRRRPHAILFVDEIHTIIGAGAASGGVMDASNLLKPMLSSGEIRCIGSTTFQEFRGIFEKDRALARRFQKVDVVEPSVEDTVGILRGLKPRFEQHHSIEYSDEALRAAAELAARYINDRHMPDKAIDVIDEAGAFQRLQPEDKRVKRIDVAQVEDIVAKIARIPPKHVSSSDKELLRNLERDLKLTVFGQDAAIDSLSTAIKLSRAGLKAPDKPVGSFLFAGPTGVGKTEAARQLAKALGIELVRFDMSEYMERHTVSRLIGAPPGYVGFDQGGLLTEAITKMPHCVLLLDEIEKAHPEVFNLLLQVMDHGTLTDNNGRKADFRNVILIMTTNAGAETAARASIGFTYQDHSSDAMEVIKKSFTPEFRNRLDTIIQFGRLSHEVIKSIVDKFLTELQAQLEDKRVMLEVSDSARDWLAEQGYDVQMGARPMARLIQDKIKRPLAEEILFGELAEHGGVVHVDLVEGELTFGFETTAEMA; the protein is encoded by the coding sequence ATGTTAAATCGAGAGCTCGAAGTCACCCTCAATCTGGCCTTCAAAGAGGCTCGCACCAAGCGTCATGAATTTATGACGGTTGAGCACCTCCTGCTGGCTCTACTGGACAACGAGGCCGCGGCCAGCGTGCTGCGCGCCTGTGGCGCTAACCTCGACAAGTTGCGGCATGATCTGCAGGAGTTCATCGACTCCACCACGCCGCTGATCCCGCAGCATGACGAGGAGCGCGAAACCCAGCCGACTCTGGGTTTCCAGCGGGTGCTGCAGCGCGCGGTGTTCCACGTGCAGAGCTCCGGCAAACGCGAAGTGACCGGCGCCAATGTGCTGGTGGCTATTTTCAGCGAGCAGGAAAGCCAAGCGGTGTTCCTGCTCAAGCAGCAGAGTGTCGCCCGGATCGATGTGGTCAACTTCATCGCCCACGGCATCTCCAAAGTGCCGGGGCATGGCGGCCATTCTGAGGCCGACCCGGATCTGCAGGACGAGGAGGGGGGCGATTCGTCCACCTCTGGCAATCCACTGGACGCCTACGCCAGCAACCTGAACGAACTGGCCCGTCTGGGACGGATCGATCCGCTGGTCGGGCGCGAGCTGGAAGTCGAGCGGGTGGCGCAGATCCTCGCGCGCCGGCGTAAGAACAACCCGCTGCTGGTCGGTGAGGCCGGGGTGGGCAAGACGGCGATCGCCGAAGGCCTGGCCAAGCGCATCGTCGACTCGCAGGTGCCCGATCTGCTGGCCGACAGCGTGGTTTACTCCCTGGACCTGGGCGCCTTGCTGGCCGGGACCAAGTACCGGGGCGACTTCGAGAAGCGCTTCAAGGCGCTGCTCAACGAGTTGCGGCGGCGTCCCCATGCCATCCTGTTCGTCGACGAGATCCATACCATCATCGGTGCCGGAGCGGCCTCCGGCGGGGTGATGGATGCATCGAACCTGCTCAAGCCGATGCTGTCGTCGGGCGAGATACGCTGCATAGGTTCGACCACCTTCCAGGAATTCCGCGGTATTTTCGAGAAGGATCGCGCCCTGGCGCGGCGTTTCCAGAAGGTCGACGTGGTCGAGCCGTCCGTGGAGGACACCGTTGGCATCCTGCGTGGCCTGAAGCCACGCTTCGAGCAGCACCACAGCATCGAGTACAGCGACGAGGCCTTGCGTGCCGCGGCCGAGCTGGCGGCACGCTACATCAACGACCGGCACATGCCCGACAAGGCCATCGATGTGATCGATGAGGCGGGTGCCTTTCAGCGCCTGCAGCCGGAAGACAAGCGCGTCAAGCGCATCGATGTGGCTCAGGTGGAGGATATAGTCGCGAAGATCGCCCGCATTCCGCCCAAGCACGTCAGCAGCTCGGACAAGGAGCTGCTGCGCAACCTGGAGCGCGACCTCAAGCTCACGGTGTTCGGCCAGGACGCGGCGATCGACTCGCTATCCACCGCGATCAAGTTGTCGCGTGCCGGGCTCAAGGCCCCGGACAAGCCGGTAGGCTCCTTCCTTTTTGCCGGCCCCACCGGGGTCGGCAAGACCGAGGCCGCGCGACAGCTGGCCAAGGCCCTGGGCATCGAGCTGGTGCGCTTCGACATGTCCGAGTACATGGAGCGGCACACCGTCTCGCGGCTGATAGGCGCACCGCCCGGATACGTCGGGTTCGATCAGGGCGGCCTGCTGACCGAGGCGATCACCAAGATGCCGCACTGCGTGCTGCTGCTCGACGAGATCGAGAAGGCGCACCCAGAGGTTTTCAACCTGCTGCTGCAGGTGATGGACCATGGCACCCTGACCGACAACAACGGGCGCAAGGCGGACTTCCGTAACGTCATTCTGATCATGACCACCAATGCCGGTGCCGAAACCGCGGCCCGTGCATCGATAGGCTTCACCTATCAGGATCACTCATCCGATGCGATGGAGGTGATCAAGAAGAGCTTCACGCCCGAGTTCCGCAATCGCCTGGATACCATCATCCAGTTCGGTCGCCTGAGTCACGAGGTGATCAAGAGCATCGTCGACAAGTTTCTCACCGAGCTGCAGGCGCAGCTCGAGGACAAGCGCGTCATGCTCGAGGTCAGCGACAGCGCTCGCGACTGGTTGGCGGAGCAAGGCTACGATGTGCAGATGGGGGCCCGGCCGATGGCGCGCCTGATTCAGGACAAGATCAAGCGCCCCCTGGCGGAGGAGATTCTGTTCGGAGAGCTGGCCGAGCACGGCGGGGTCGTGCACGTCGACCTGGTCGAGGGCGAGTTGACCTTCGGCTTCGAGACCACGGCCGAAATGGCCTGA
- a CDS encoding arginyltransferase: MTELARLKFYATQPHPCSYLPEEQATTLFLDPSQPMDAEVYAELSEMGFRRSGDHLYRPHCQHCTACVAARIPAAQFRPNRQQRRIFKRNQDVQVRPVRPAFSEEYYALYARYIEQRHADGDMYPPSREQFSTFLVRDLPFSRFYEFRLNGRLLALAVTDALPNGLSAVYTFYDPSEERRSLGRFAILWQIAEAARLGLHAVYLGYWIKNCRKMNYKTQYRPIELLVNQRWITLT, from the coding sequence ATGACCGAGCTGGCCCGCCTGAAGTTCTACGCCACCCAGCCTCACCCCTGCAGCTATCTGCCCGAAGAACAGGCCACGACCCTGTTCCTCGACCCCAGCCAGCCCATGGATGCAGAGGTCTATGCCGAGCTCTCGGAAATGGGCTTTCGCCGCAGCGGCGATCACCTCTATCGCCCGCACTGCCAACACTGCACCGCCTGCGTGGCCGCGCGCATCCCCGCCGCCCAGTTCCGCCCGAACCGCCAGCAGCGGCGCATTTTCAAGCGCAACCAGGATGTGCAGGTGCGCCCGGTAAGGCCGGCGTTCAGTGAAGAGTACTATGCCCTCTACGCCCGCTATATCGAACAGCGCCATGCCGATGGCGACATGTACCCACCCAGTCGCGAGCAGTTTTCCACCTTTCTGGTGCGCGACCTGCCCTTCTCCCGCTTCTACGAGTTCCGCCTGAATGGCCGACTGCTAGCCCTCGCCGTCACCGACGCCCTCCCCAACGGCCTGTCAGCCGTCTACACCTTCTATGACCCCAGCGAGGAGCGTCGTAGCCTGGGCCGTTTCGCCATCCTCTGGCAGATCGCCGAAGCGGCCCGCCTGGGACTGCATGCGGTCTACCTCGGCTATTGGATCAAGAACTGCCGCAAGATGAACTACAAGACGCAGTACCGCCCAATAGAGCTGCTCGTCAACCAGCGCTGGATAACCCTTACCTGA